A genomic region of Arvicola amphibius chromosome X, mArvAmp1.2, whole genome shotgun sequence contains the following coding sequences:
- the Timp1 gene encoding metalloproteinase inhibitor 1 isoform X1, whose amino-acid sequence MDIYTSPLSPCRHRRRSGFSRDTRADTTMAPFASLASGVLLLLSLIASSKACSCAPPHPQTAFCNSDLVIRAKFTRSPEINTTTLFQRYEIKMTKMLKGFEAVGNASDFRFAYTPALESLCGYVHKSQNRSEEFLIAGRLRNGNLHISACSFLVPWHSLNAAQQKAFSKTYSAGCGVCTVFPCLAIPCKLESDTHCLWTDQILMGSEKGSQSRNFACLPRNPGLCTWQSLGA is encoded by the exons ATGGACATTTATACTTCACCGCTCAGTCCCTGCCGCCATCGACGCAGATCCGGCTTCTCGAGAGACACCAGAG CAGATACCACTATGGCTCCCTTTGCATCTCTGGCCTCTGGCGTCCTCTTGTTGCTATCACTGATAGCCTCCAGTAAGGCCTGTAgctgtgccccaccccacccacagacAGCCTTCTGCAACTCGGACCTTG tCATAAGGGCTAAATTCACGAGATCCCCAGAAATCAACACGACCACTTTATTCCAGCGTTATGAGATTAAGATGACTAAG ATGCTCAAAGGATTCGAGGCTGTGGGGAATGCTTCAGATTTCCGGTTCGCCTACACTCCAGCCCTGGAGAGCCTCTGTGGATATGTCCACAAGTCCCAGAACCGCAGCGAGGAGTTTCTCATCGCGG GACGCTTAAGGAACGGGAATTTGCACATCAGTGCCTGCAGTTTCTTGGTTCCCTGGCATAGCCTGAACGCTGCTCAGCAAAAGGCCTTCTCAAAGACCTATAGTGCTGGCTGTGGGGTGTGCACA gTGTTTCCCTGTTTGGCCATTCCTTGCAAACTGGAGAGTGACACTCATTGTTTGTGGACAGACCAGATTCTCATGGGCTCTGAGAAGGGCTCCCAGAGCCGTAACTTTGCCTGCCTGCCACGGAATCCAGGGTTGTGTACCTGGCAATCCCTGGGGGCCTAG
- the Timp1 gene encoding metalloproteinase inhibitor 1 isoform X2 produces MDIYTSPLSPCRHRRRSGFSRDTRDTTMAPFASLASGVLLLLSLIASSKACSCAPPHPQTAFCNSDLVIRAKFTRSPEINTTTLFQRYEIKMTKMLKGFEAVGNASDFRFAYTPALESLCGYVHKSQNRSEEFLIAGRLRNGNLHISACSFLVPWHSLNAAQQKAFSKTYSAGCGVCTVFPCLAIPCKLESDTHCLWTDQILMGSEKGSQSRNFACLPRNPGLCTWQSLGA; encoded by the exons ATGGACATTTATACTTCACCGCTCAGTCCCTGCCGCCATCGACGCAGATCCGGCTTCTCGAGAGACACCAGAG ATACCACTATGGCTCCCTTTGCATCTCTGGCCTCTGGCGTCCTCTTGTTGCTATCACTGATAGCCTCCAGTAAGGCCTGTAgctgtgccccaccccacccacagacAGCCTTCTGCAACTCGGACCTTG tCATAAGGGCTAAATTCACGAGATCCCCAGAAATCAACACGACCACTTTATTCCAGCGTTATGAGATTAAGATGACTAAG ATGCTCAAAGGATTCGAGGCTGTGGGGAATGCTTCAGATTTCCGGTTCGCCTACACTCCAGCCCTGGAGAGCCTCTGTGGATATGTCCACAAGTCCCAGAACCGCAGCGAGGAGTTTCTCATCGCGG GACGCTTAAGGAACGGGAATTTGCACATCAGTGCCTGCAGTTTCTTGGTTCCCTGGCATAGCCTGAACGCTGCTCAGCAAAAGGCCTTCTCAAAGACCTATAGTGCTGGCTGTGGGGTGTGCACA gTGTTTCCCTGTTTGGCCATTCCTTGCAAACTGGAGAGTGACACTCATTGTTTGTGGACAGACCAGATTCTCATGGGCTCTGAGAAGGGCTCCCAGAGCCGTAACTTTGCCTGCCTGCCACGGAATCCAGGGTTGTGTACCTGGCAATCCCTGGGGGCCTAG